In Lycium ferocissimum isolate CSIRO_LF1 chromosome 11, AGI_CSIRO_Lferr_CH_V1, whole genome shotgun sequence, a single genomic region encodes these proteins:
- the LOC132037624 gene encoding V-type proton ATPase subunit G1-like, giving the protein MDSMRGQGGIQMLLTAEQEAQQIVYAARNVKMTRLRQAKEEAEMEVTNYRSHLEAEYKQRLSETSGSSDSTEKRLEIETEQKIRQLKKAGSEVSPDVIAILMKYISTIKT; this is encoded by the exons ATGGATTCAATGAGAGGACAAGGAGGCATTCAGATGCTACTCACTGCTGAACAGGAAGCCCAACAAATTGTTTATGCTGCTAGAAATG TTAAAATGACAAGGTTGAGGCAAGCAAAAGAAGAAGCTGAGATGGAAGTGACAAATTATCGTTCCCATCTGGAAGCTGAGTACAAACAGAGACTATCTGAg aCCAGTGGAAGTTCCGACTCAACCGAAAAGAGGCTTGAGATAGAAACTGAGCAAAAGATTCGGCAACTGAAGAAAGCAGGCTCCGAAGTATCTCCTGATGTTATTGCAATACTCATGAAATACATTTCAACTATTAAAACTTAG